GCGTGCACGCGGCCCCGGCACGACCGCAGTTGGTCGCGGGAGACGCGGGCGCGCTGCCCGCCGCCGGCGATGAGCGCGTTGACGGAGACCATCGGGTCGCCGCCGACCGAGCGGGCCAGCAGGGCGCCCACCACGACCGGCCCGAGCGCCACCACGAGGGCGGTGCCGGTGGCCGAGACGTGACGGAGGGACCGGGGGCGGCGGCGCGGGGCACGAAGGGTCATGGGTCCATTTCAGCCGCTCCGGGCGCCCGGCGGATCCGCCGGCGTACTCACCCGGTGGCCCGAGGGGTACTCAGGTCGGGACGGGTCGTCCGGACCCGCTGCCCGGTCGGCCCGGGTGGCCGCGGGAGGGGGAGGGGGAACGGGAGCGGGGAACGGCCCGGTCGTCCGGCGCGGCGGCGACACGGGAGACGGCCCGGTCGTCGCGCCCGGCGGCGACAGCGGCGCACGGCCCCGCCAGGCCGCGCGACGGGGCACGCGCGAGGCCGGTGGTCCCGCGCGGTGGGAGTGCGAGACGCCCGGTCGCCCGGCGCGGCGGCGCGCGGGCGGCCGGCCCGTCATCCCGCCTGGCGGCGCGCCCGGGAGACGGCTCGGCCGGCGAGGGTCGTCGCCACGAGGCCGACGACCAGGGCCACATAGGCGCCGCCCAGACCGTTGCCGGTGCCGAGGCCGCCGGCGGCGGTGGCGACGACCACGGTGCCCAGGGCGACGGCGGCCGCCCCCGCGGCGAGGGCCAGCCACGACCCCAGCGGCCCGGTCGCGACGCCGAGGCGGCCGGCGGGGCGGGCCACCGCCCGCCAGGCCACGGCCAGGCCGATCAGCCCGATCACCGCGCCGGCGAACGAGCCGATCCGGCCGGCGCTCACGGTGGTGACGGACGCGGCGAGCGACGACGCCGGGTCGGCGGCGGAGGCGGGCGCGGCGAGGGCGAGGGCCCCGAGCAGGACGGCCGTTCCGGTGGCGAGCAGACGGCGGACGGACATGGGCGGACTCCCGTTCAGGCGGCGACGTGCGCCGATGCGCGGCGACGTGCGGTGGACCGATGCCCCGAGCATGTCCGCCGCCCCCTCCCCCGGTCGTCCCCCCGCCGTGGGCACTTCGCCTGCCACGGACGCGGTAGCGGCCGCCGCCCTACCGCGTCCGTGGTAGGCGGAGGTTCGTCCCCGAGGCCGACTCCTCCGGCGTGGCGGGCCGGTTAGGGTGCGCCCATGAAGGAAGTGACGGCCGGGGCCCGGCGGTGGTACGTGGACGGGGCCGTCGCCCTGGGGGTGACGGCGGCGCTGCTGGTCACGGCGGCGTCCGCGCCCCGGCCCGGCACCGGTCCCGCCGTCGTCGCCG
The Streptomyces roseofulvus genome window above contains:
- a CDS encoding DUF6223 family protein, whose protein sequence is MSVRRLLATGTAVLLGALALAAPASAADPASSLAASVTTVSAGRIGSFAGAVIGLIGLAVAWRAVARPAGRLGVATGPLGSWLALAAGAAAVALGTVVVATAAGGLGTGNGLGGAYVALVVGLVATTLAGRAVSRARRQAG